The sequence below is a genomic window from Oscillospiraceae bacterium.
CAGACGTTCACGGTAGCGCCGTCCTCAAATTTGTTGAGGGCGGAGACGTTGATGGCCTCCACGCGCTCGGCGAAGATGTTGTTGAAGCCGCGCTTGGGCAGGCGGCGGGCCAGAGGCATCTGGCCGCCCTCGAAGCCGACGCGGACGCCGCCGCCGGAGCGGGCCTTCTGGCCCTTATGGCCGCGGCCGGCAGTCTTGCCGTTGCCGGAGCCGGAGCCGCGCCCCTTGCGGTATGCCTTGGGGTTGGAGCCGGGGGCGGGAGAAAGTTCATGCAGATTCATTGACGCGCACCTCCTTACTTTTCCTCGGTGACCTGGAGCAGGTAGCCGATGTGGGCAATCTTGCCCCGGGTGGCCTGGTTGTCGGGCTGTACGGTCTTATCACCGATCTTGCGGAGCCCCAGGGCCTCGGCGGTCGCCTTATGCTTGGCGATGCGGCCGTTCAGGCTCTTGACCAGCGTAATATTCAGGTTAGCCATTTCGCATAGCCCTCCTTAACCTAAGATCTCTTCCACGCTCTTGCCGCGGATACGGGCCACTTCCTCGGGCCCCCGGAGGGACTTGAGGCCCACCATGGTGGCGGCGACCACGTTCTGAGGATTGTTGGAGCGCAGGCACTTG
It includes:
- the rpmD gene encoding 50S ribosomal protein L30, coding for MANLNITLVKSLNGRIAKHKATAEALGLRKIGDKTVQPDNQATRGKIAHIGYLLQVTEEK
- the rplO gene encoding 50S ribosomal protein L15, which codes for MNLHELSPAPGSNPKAYRKGRGSGSGNGKTAGRGHKGQKARSGGGVRVGFEGGQMPLARRLPKRGFNNIFAERVEAINVSALNKFEDGATVNVCDLLEKGILSKCEYGVKILGNGTLTKKLTVRASAFSASAKEKIEAAGGKAEVV